One Deinococcus sp. LM3 genomic region harbors:
- a CDS encoding aminotransferase class V-fold PLP-dependent enzyme produces MAHKFETLQVHAGQQPDPTTGAQQTPIYATNSYVFQSPEHAADLFGLRAFGNIYSRIMNPTNAVFEARVAALEGGVGALAVASGHAAQFLAITNVAQAGDNIVSSPNLYGGTVNQFRVTLKRLGIEVRFTSREERPEEFTALIDDRTRAVYLETIGNPALNIPDFEAIAAAAHAQGVAVFVDNTFGAGGYYCQPLRHGADVVLHSASKWIGGHGNGIGGVIVDGGTFDWGNGRYPLMTEASPSYHGLNFWETFGEGNALGLPNVAFITRARTEGLRDLGPTLAPQQAWQFIQGLETLSLRAERHAQNTLALASWLAAHPDVARVTYPGLSNHPHYDRAQHYLPRGAGAVLTFELRGGRAAGEAFIRAVNLAQHVANVGDTRTLVIHPASTTHSQLSAEAQAAAGVTPGLVRVSVGIEHIDDIRDDFAQALAAALTEAEAVQPEAVQPGVAQPGVVQ; encoded by the coding sequence ATGGCGCACAAATTCGAAACGTTGCAGGTTCACGCCGGTCAGCAGCCCGACCCGACCACCGGGGCGCAGCAGACGCCCATCTACGCCACGAACAGTTACGTGTTCCAGTCCCCCGAGCACGCCGCCGACCTGTTCGGCCTGCGGGCGTTCGGGAACATCTACAGCCGCATCATGAACCCCACGAACGCCGTGTTCGAGGCGCGGGTCGCGGCGCTGGAGGGCGGCGTGGGCGCGCTGGCGGTCGCCAGTGGGCACGCCGCGCAGTTCCTGGCGATCACGAACGTCGCGCAGGCCGGGGACAACATCGTGTCCAGCCCGAACCTGTACGGCGGGACCGTCAACCAGTTCCGCGTGACCCTGAAACGGCTGGGCATCGAGGTGCGCTTCACCAGCCGCGAGGAACGCCCGGAGGAATTCACGGCCCTGATCGACGACCGCACCCGCGCCGTGTACCTGGAAACCATCGGGAACCCGGCGCTGAACATCCCGGATTTCGAGGCGATCGCGGCCGCCGCGCACGCCCAGGGCGTCGCGGTGTTCGTGGACAACACCTTCGGCGCGGGCGGGTACTACTGCCAGCCGCTGCGGCACGGCGCGGACGTGGTGCTGCACTCGGCCAGCAAGTGGATCGGCGGGCACGGCAACGGCATCGGCGGCGTGATCGTGGACGGCGGCACCTTCGACTGGGGCAACGGCCGTTACCCCCTGATGACCGAGGCCAGCCCCAGCTACCACGGCCTGAACTTCTGGGAGACGTTCGGGGAGGGTAACGCGCTGGGCCTGCCGAACGTGGCGTTCATCACCCGCGCCCGCACCGAGGGCCTGCGCGACCTGGGCCCCACCCTGGCTCCGCAGCAGGCGTGGCAGTTCATTCAGGGCCTGGAAACCCTGAGCCTGCGCGCCGAGCGGCACGCGCAGAACACCCTGGCGCTCGCGTCGTGGCTGGCGGCCCACCCGGACGTGGCGCGCGTCACGTACCCCGGCCTGAGTAATCACCCGCACTACGACCGCGCGCAGCACTACCTGCCGCGCGGGGCGGGCGCGGTCCTGACCTTCGAACTGCGCGGCGGGCGCGCGGCGGGCGAGGCGTTCATCCGCGCCGTGAACCTCGCGCAGCACGTGGCGAACGTCGGGGATACCCGCACGCTGGTCATCCACCCGGCCAGCACCACCCACAGCCAGCTGAGCGCCGAGGCGCAGGCGGCGGCGGGCGTCACACCGGGACTGGTGCGT